The following proteins are co-located in the Tachysurus vachellii isolate PV-2020 chromosome 19, HZAU_Pvac_v1, whole genome shotgun sequence genome:
- the LOC132862519 gene encoding choline transporter-like protein 4 yields MTRININEMENFGEPAPYDPTFKGPVSKRGLTDVFCCLLFIVVVIGYAILGGAAWLYGNPQFIIYEQNSAGEFCGTGPNLEKPNVFYFDVLKCAPEVNVTAVTFKGLLCPTTQVCVQKCPSAFWFLPSNALTAEAKPSEFFQQEFCDPSLDLAKTTLTVQEILDKHLCPAYYLPSKQVHGKCLPSFDPKDVPTNFTVHGSVLEEKTINAIMDATRSLTSGFNAKSMEVRIIEDLAFTWYWMLIALVIALVVSMVLLQLLRCCAPVVVVLLVTGVLSVGAYGIYHCYQEYQKHMNSALKFGDLSLQSKFSEYFRVKEIWLACLVILCFLEFFLLMLFVSCLRKGLSSALALVRECSKAMSVMLSTMSYPLVTFLLVTLCVTFCTVTTINLATSGLPVYNLIALNSSKAECNTTKGTEKCFPETFKASDYPQCPVRCAFVQYDDENGFFQRNSKYLQIYNGLAFFWCLHFINTLGQCTLSRTFSTYYWSLSNPQNIGRSTMSKGLFQTLRYHTGTMAFGAVFVTMFQSIRIVLQYLKDVTKSGKRCYFYCYPLKLVLKFLFWALDKVIKYFNRYTYTMMAIYGDDYFMSAKNYIMLCGRNKERVLVVDWVTDLLLFFGRLLVAGAIGVLAFCFFNGDIKVSDDIFQADLIYNSWFPVTMVMVGSYFIAQGCFSVYSMGVDAFTICIMDDLERNDGTLQRPYMSRSLMQILQRQSNS; encoded by the exons gggACTTACTGATGTCTTTTGCTGCCTTCTTTTCATCGTTGTTGTGATTGGGTATGCAATCCTTGGTGGAGCAG CTTGGCTTTATGGAAACCCCCAATTTATAATCTATGAGCAAAACTCTGCTGGAGAATTCTGTGGAACTGGACCAAATCT TGAAAAAcccaatgtgttttattttgacgTATTGAAATGTGCCCCTGAGGTCAATGTAACAGCTGTAACGTTCAAAGGCCTTCTGTGCCCAACGACACAA GTGTGTGTTCAAAAGTGTCCCTCAGCATTTTGGTTTTTGCCTTCTAATGCATTAACTGCTGAGGCAAAACCAAGTGAATTTTTCCAGCAGGAATTCTGTGACCCCAGTTTGGACCTTGCCAAGACCACATTG ACAGTGCAAGAAATTCTGGATAAACACCTGTGCCCAGCATATTATCTGCCAAGCAAACAAG tACATGGGAAATGTCTACCTAGTTTCGACCCAAAAGATGTTCCAACAAACTTCACTGTCCATGGATCAgttttggaagaaaaaacaatcaaCGCCATAATGGATGCTACGAG ATCTCTCACTTCAGGGTTTAATGCTAAATCAATGGAAGTTAGGATCATCGAGGACCTTGCCTTTACATGGTATTGGATGTTAAT agctCTGGTGATTGCGTTGGTGGTCAGTATGGTGCTGCTCCAGCTATTGCGATGCTGTGCGCCTGTGGTGGTCGTACTTCTCGTCACTGGTGTTCTGTCAGTGGGAGCATATG GTATTTACCATTGTTATCAGGAGTACCAGAAACACATGAACTCAGCGCTTAAATTTGGAGACCTAAGCCTCCAGTCTAAGTTCTCAGAATATTTTCGAGTGAAGGAGATCTGGCTGGCTTGCT tggtgATTCTGTGTTTTCTGGAGTTTTTCCTGTTAATGTTGTTTGTATCGTGTTTAAGAAAAGGACTCTCATCTGCTCTGGCATTGGTGAGAGAGTGTAGCAA AGCGATGAGTGTGATGTTGTCTACAATGTCATACCCACTGGTCACATTTCTGCTGGTCACACTCTGTGTGACCTTCTGCACTGTGACAACGAT AAATTTGGCTACTTCTGGACTGCCAGTATACAACCTCATTGCCCTGAACTCATCAAAGGCAGAGTGTAATACCACAAAAGGCACTGAAAAATGTTTCCCAGAG acTTTCAAGGCATCTGACTATCCCCAGTGTCCAGTGCGATGTGCCTTTGTTCAATATGATGATGAAAATGGCTTTTTTCAAAGAAATTCAAAATACCTGCAAATTTATAATGGGCTGGCATTTTTTTGGTGTCTACATttcatcaacacacttggccagtGCACACTATCCAGGACCTTTAGCACCTACTACTGGTCTCTTAGTAATCCTCAGAATATTGGCCGATCTACTATGTCCAAAGGACTCTTCCAGACATTACG GTACCACACTGGCACTATGGCGTTTGGTGCTGTCTTCGTCACTATGTTCCAGAGCATCCGGATTGTTCTTCAATATCTTAAAGATGTGaccaaaa GTGGAAAAAGATGCTATTTTTATTGCTACCCTCTGAAGCTGGTGCTAAAATTCCTCTTTTGGGCCTTGGATAAAGTCATCAAATATTTCAACAGATACACTTACACAATG ATGGCTATATATGGAGACGATTACTTCATGTCGGCTAAAAACTATATTATGCTCTGCGGGAGGAACAAGGAGCG GGTGCTGGTGGTAGACTGGGTGACGGACTTGCTGCTGTTTTTTGGGAGACTGCTGGTGGCTGGAGCAATAG GTGTCTTGGCCTTCTGCTTCTTCAATGGAGACATAAAAGTGTCAGATGACATTTTTCAGGCCGACTTGATATACAATAGCTGGTTTCCTGTTACT ATGGTGATGGTTGGATCGTACTTTATAGCCCAGGGGTGCTTCAGTGTGTACAGCATGGGTGTGGACGCATTCACCATCTGCATTA TGGATGATCTGGAGCGCAATGATGGGACGCTACAGCGACCCTACATGTCAAGGAGCTTGATGCAGATCCTGCAACGGCAGAGCAACTCATAA